The following coding sequences are from one Polynucleobacter sp. JS-JIR-II-50 window:
- the hisF gene encoding imidazole glycerol phosphate synthase subunit HisF, translated as MLTKRIIPCLDVTAGRVVKGVNFVGLRDAGDPVEIAKRYDTQGADELTFLDITATSDGRDLILHIIEDVASQVFIPLTVGGGVRAVADVRRLLNAGADKVSMNSSAVANPDLVSDAAAYYGSQCIVVAIDAKQTEAGNWEVFTHGGRTATGMDVVTWATEVAKRGAGEILLTSMNRDGSKDGFDLALTAAVSDAVSVPVIASGGVGNLQHLVDGITKGHADAVLAASIFHYGDYTVEQAKEYMAAQGIPVRI; from the coding sequence GTGTTAACGAAGCGAATTATTCCTTGTCTTGATGTCACGGCAGGGCGCGTTGTTAAGGGTGTTAACTTTGTTGGCCTCAGAGACGCGGGCGATCCCGTCGAAATTGCAAAACGGTATGACACACAGGGCGCTGATGAGCTGACGTTTTTAGATATCACCGCCACCTCTGATGGACGCGATCTGATTTTGCACATCATTGAGGATGTGGCATCGCAAGTTTTTATTCCGCTTACTGTTGGCGGTGGTGTGCGTGCAGTGGCTGATGTGCGTCGCTTACTCAATGCCGGCGCAGATAAGGTAAGTATGAATTCTTCTGCGGTAGCTAACCCCGATTTAGTTTCCGATGCAGCCGCTTATTACGGTTCTCAATGTATTGTGGTGGCGATTGATGCCAAGCAAACTGAAGCTGGCAATTGGGAGGTATTTACCCATGGCGGTAGAACTGCGACTGGAATGGATGTAGTCACGTGGGCCACTGAAGTGGCTAAACGTGGTGCAGGTGAGATTCTTTTAACTAGCATGAACCGCGATGGCAGCAAGGATGGCTTTGACTTGGCTCTAACAGCCGCAGTAAGTGATGCGGTTTCTGTTCCCGTGATTGCCTCTGGCGGCGTTGGTAATTTGCAGCATTTAGTCGACGGCATTACTAAGGGCCATGCAGATGCAGTATTGGCCGCTAGTATTTTTCACTATGGTGATTACACCGTCGAGCAGGCAAAAGAATATATGGCAGCCCAAGGAATTCCGGTTCGGATTTAA
- a CDS encoding type II toxin-antitoxin system HicB family antitoxin: MKYPIAIEPGGDKLAWGVIIPDMPGCFSAADSGIDEAIENAKEAIELWIEAALDAGEDIPKPSSITDLQKKKEFKGYIWAIAEIDPALLSDDIERVNISLPKRVLARLDAKAKSAGENRSAFIAHMAIRA; encoded by the coding sequence ATGAAATATCCAATTGCTATTGAACCGGGTGGAGATAAGTTAGCGTGGGGTGTAATTATTCCCGATATGCCAGGTTGTTTTTCTGCTGCTGACAGCGGAATTGATGAGGCAATTGAGAATGCCAAAGAAGCGATTGAGCTTTGGATTGAAGCTGCATTAGACGCGGGCGAAGATATACCAAAGCCCAGCTCTATTACCGACCTACAAAAGAAGAAAGAGTTCAAAGGATATATCTGGGCAATTGCTGAGATTGACCCGGCATTACTGTCGGACGATATCGAAAGAGTAAATATCTCTTTACCAAAAAGGGTTCTAGCAAGATTAGATGCTAAGGCCAAATCTGCTGGTGAAAATCGCTCCGCCTTTATCGCGCATATGGCGATTAGGGCTTAA
- a CDS encoding type II toxin-antitoxin system HicA family toxin yields MNSKELIKALEKDGWVLRGSKGSHHVFNHPRKAGHITVPHPKKDLGIGLVQKLLKQAGIKMKDE; encoded by the coding sequence ATGAATAGCAAAGAACTAATCAAGGCATTAGAAAAAGATGGTTGGGTATTGCGGGGCTCAAAAGGCTCTCATCATGTTTTTAACCATCCCCGCAAAGCTGGGCACATTACGGTTCCTCACCCTAAAAAGGATCTGGGAATTGGATTGGTTCAAAAGCTACTGAAACAAGCAGGAATTAAAATGAAGGATGAATGA
- the hisI gene encoding phosphoribosyl-AMP cyclohydrolase, producing MSDTNKNSQHQALLEAVTWNDQGLVPVIAQEVGSKDILMMAWMNRDALLETIRLGEAVYWTRSRQKLWHKGEESGHTQKVKDIRLDCDGDTILLLVEQKDGIACHTGEHSCFFMHWDSAKSVWVDESVSKK from the coding sequence ATGTCAGATACGAATAAAAACTCACAACACCAGGCCTTATTAGAGGCGGTGACTTGGAATGATCAAGGATTGGTTCCAGTAATTGCCCAAGAAGTTGGCAGCAAGGATATCTTGATGATGGCCTGGATGAATCGCGACGCTTTGTTAGAGACTATCCGTTTAGGGGAGGCGGTTTATTGGACTCGGTCTAGACAGAAGTTATGGCACAAAGGCGAAGAATCTGGCCACACCCAGAAAGTAAAAGACATTCGCTTGGATTGTGACGGCGATACGATTTTGCTTTTAGTTGAGCAAAAAGATGGCATTGCTTGCCATACCGGTGAGCACAGTTGCTTCTTTATGCATTGGGACTCAGCTAAGTCGGTTTGGGTTGATGAGTCCGTTTCTAAAAAATAG
- a CDS encoding phosphoribosyl-ATP diphosphatase, translating into MTSSANKPSNLDSAFAHLADVVDQRRDAFKAGQADPKTSYTALLFSKGDDGILKKIGEEATEAVMAAKDARNSNLAADQQKLLVGEMADLWFHCLIALSQFNLRPEDVIAELDRRLGTSGIEEKAARKAAGKE; encoded by the coding sequence ATGACTAGTTCTGCAAATAAACCTTCTAATTTAGATTCTGCATTCGCTCATTTGGCGGATGTGGTGGATCAACGTCGTGATGCGTTTAAGGCGGGTCAAGCAGATCCTAAAACTTCATATACCGCTTTGCTCTTTTCAAAGGGTGATGACGGGATCTTGAAAAAGATTGGTGAAGAAGCGACTGAGGCCGTTATGGCCGCAAAAGATGCGCGTAATTCTAATTTGGCGGCTGATCAGCAAAAGCTCTTGGTGGGCGAAATGGCTGATTTGTGGTTTCACTGCTTGATTGCTTTGTCTCAATTTAACCTACGCCCGGAAGATGTCATTGCCGAGCTTGATCGTCGTCTGGGAACTTCCGGTATCGAAGAGAAGGCTGCTAGAAAAGCTGCTGGTAAAGAGTAA
- a CDS encoding histidine triad nucleotide-binding protein yields the protein MSHDPNCLFCKITQGLIPSQKVYEDEEIYAFKDIHPAAPIHFLMIPKKHIPMLESTESIDAPLLGRMMELAPRLAKEQGCRPGKDGGFRLMVNNGADGGQEVYHLHLHVMGGPRPWKK from the coding sequence ATGTCACACGATCCTAATTGCCTGTTTTGTAAGATTACTCAAGGTTTGATTCCCTCCCAGAAGGTCTATGAGGATGAAGAGATCTATGCTTTTAAAGATATCCACCCAGCAGCGCCAATCCATTTTCTGATGATTCCAAAAAAACATATCCCTATGCTGGAGTCAACAGAAAGCATAGATGCCCCTTTGCTGGGTAGAATGATGGAGTTAGCACCGCGTCTTGCCAAAGAGCAAGGCTGTCGTCCTGGTAAGGATGGTGGCTTTAGGTTGATGGTGAACAATGGTGCGGATGGTGGGCAGGAGGTTTATCACTTGCACTTACATGTGATGGGCGGTCCCCGCCCCTGGAAAAAATAA
- the tatA gene encoding Sec-independent protein translocase subunit TatA, which translates to MGSFSIWHWLIVLVIVMLVFGTKKLRNIGQDLGGAVKGFKDGMKTADEPKEQIQQSTATADKTVDVQAKDVNK; encoded by the coding sequence ATGGGTTCATTTAGCATTTGGCATTGGTTGATTGTTTTGGTGATCGTGATGTTGGTATTCGGTACCAAAAAATTGCGCAATATCGGCCAAGATTTAGGTGGCGCTGTAAAAGGCTTTAAGGATGGCATGAAAACTGCTGACGAGCCTAAAGAGCAAATTCAACAAAGTACTGCAACAGCAGACAAGACTGTTGATGTGCAAGCTAAAGACGTAAATAAATAA
- the tatB gene encoding Sec-independent protein translocase protein TatB, producing the protein MIDLGVSKLALIAVVALVVVGPERLPKVARMAGNLFGRAQRYMADVKSEVSRQMEVEEFKKFREETAATLKEVENSIGSTVQEAGANLSDQADIFETSFDKPPLDEKEVLRNTKRQGRNSWGVRRAARPLWFKRSAGIRTRVQSGAARMKRFHHSAGK; encoded by the coding sequence ATGATTGATCTCGGAGTTTCAAAACTTGCGCTGATTGCTGTAGTTGCTCTGGTGGTGGTTGGGCCGGAGCGCCTGCCTAAAGTGGCTCGCATGGCTGGTAATTTGTTTGGCCGTGCGCAGCGCTATATGGCCGACGTCAAGTCTGAAGTGAGTCGTCAGATGGAGGTGGAAGAATTTAAAAAGTTTCGAGAAGAAACTGCTGCCACTCTCAAAGAGGTTGAAAACAGCATCGGCTCTACGGTTCAAGAGGCTGGCGCTAACTTAAGCGATCAAGCAGATATTTTTGAAACGAGCTTTGATAAGCCGCCCTTAGATGAAAAAGAAGTGCTGCGCAATACTAAGCGTCAAGGACGCAATAGCTGGGGTGTACGCCGTGCTGCAAGGCCGCTTTGGTTCAAACGTTCCGCAGGCATTCGTACTCGGGTGCAATCTGGTGCTGCCAGGATGAAGCGTTTTCATCACAGCGCTGGCAAATAA
- the tatC gene encoding twin-arginine translocase subunit TatC, which yields MTENNSTQDSGLQETFLSHLFELRDRVIKAALAIIVVFVCLVYWAPDIFHLFAQPLLEALPAGGKMIVTDVTGSFFVPMKVTMLVAFIIALPVVMYQLWAFIAPGLYLHERKLILPLVVSSYTLFIIGMAFAYFLVFPTVFKFMASYNAPLGAEMSTDIDNYLSFAMTTFLAFGITFEVPVVVVVLVRMGMVPLAKLKEIRPYVIVGAFVISAVVTPPDVLSQLLLAVPMTLLYELGLLVARFYVPKPSDEDAETDQSTSASA from the coding sequence ATGACTGAAAACAATTCAACTCAAGACTCGGGATTACAGGAAACTTTTCTTTCCCACTTATTTGAATTGCGTGATCGCGTAATTAAAGCAGCGCTTGCAATTATTGTTGTCTTCGTATGTCTAGTCTATTGGGCGCCGGATATTTTCCATTTGTTTGCACAGCCTTTATTGGAAGCTTTACCTGCTGGCGGTAAGATGATTGTGACTGACGTCACAGGTTCATTCTTTGTGCCGATGAAGGTCACCATGCTAGTCGCATTCATCATTGCATTGCCGGTGGTGATGTATCAACTTTGGGCATTCATTGCGCCTGGTTTGTATTTGCATGAAAGAAAACTCATTCTGCCTTTGGTGGTGAGTAGCTATACCCTGTTCATTATTGGCATGGCATTTGCTTACTTTTTAGTGTTTCCAACGGTATTTAAGTTCATGGCAAGTTACAACGCACCTTTGGGTGCGGAGATGTCGACCGACATTGATAACTATTTAAGTTTTGCCATGACAACCTTCTTGGCATTTGGTATTACTTTTGAGGTACCTGTTGTGGTGGTTGTCTTGGTGCGTATGGGTATGGTGCCCCTCGCTAAGCTGAAGGAAATTCGCCCTTATGTGATTGTGGGCGCTTTCGTCATTTCAGCTGTAGTGACACCACCCGATGTACTTTCTCAATTATTGCTAGCTGTACCAATGACCTTGCTTTATGAGTTGGGTTTATTGGTTGCGCGCTTTTACGTGCCAAAACCCTCCGATGAGGATGCCGAAACTGATCAATCGACTTCTGCGTCGGCTTGA